The DNA sequence ATATGTCCTTATACTCTCCAATATGATCAACCAATGCCATTAGTAGACTCAttcatcaatttcttcataAATTGGAGATGATGAGAGTCCACTTAGGGTCAGTTTTTAGCTTTGGACATGGAAATGATGTGTTTCTTGCATGATTGAAGGCCAAAATCTAGTTTGAGTGGGCAACACTATATGAAGAAATTGATGGATTAGTTAAGGATTGACTATAATCAATCACATTGGAGAGTACAAGAGCACAAGCGATTATATTAGTTAAACAATGCTTCACAATGATTTTCCTTTTCGTTTTAaagacacatatatatatatgtacaagcATGCATCTGCAGAAAAAGTAATGTTATTGCTATTTTGTTGAACAGGAATGTATATTTTGTGATATGCAGTAACTTTTGTCCACAGTTTAGCAGGTTTGAAAgaacaataaataaaatgagTTTTACAGAACTGAATAAAGCAACTGGCAGCTTCAGTTTGGACAATGTTATTGGATTTGGAAAAATGGGGACTATATATGTACAAGGCCACACTTTCAAATGGTTGGTTTCTTGCGGTTAAGAAGTTGCATCATGACTCTGAACAATCTGAGAAGCAATTCATATCAGAGCTACTGGCTCTGAGCAGATTGAGGCACGTTAACTTGATTCCTCTGCTCGGATTCTGCATACAAAACAATGAGAAGCTTCTTGTGTACAAATACACGTCAAACGGAAACCTCTATAATTGGTTGCACCCAGTTAAGATCGCCATTGGGGTTGCAAGAGGCTTGGCATGTCTCCACCATAACACCAAATTCTGAATAGTCCACCGCAGCCTAAGCTCAAACTGTATATTGCTTGATCATTATTTTGAACCCGGCCAATATGTCCAACTTTGGAAATGCAATCATCTCGAACCGAGGAGGAGTAATGTTTTTGTGCTCAAGTGACAGTGAGTCCGGGCAGTATGTTAACAGCGGGCTGTGGGAGTCAGATTTTGTGAAGAAGGATGTGTATGAGTATGGAGTTGCGCTTGTTGAGCTAATCACAGGCAAGGAGCCTATAACTACTGGCTGTTCAAACAGTCTGTACAGGACTTTGGTTGAATGGATTGATCATGTTTCAACTAGCTCATTCATTTTCAATGACGCCATTGATAGACATCTAATTGGGCAAGGGTTTGATGAGGAGATCATTCAGTTCCTTAAAATTGCATGTGACTGCGTTCAGCCATATCCATTTCAGAGGTCTACAATGCTTAAAGTATACAGAAGACTCGGCACTATTGGGCAGAATTATGACATTCCATGTGATTCTGGATTTCTGATATAACTTGGGAACAGGATCCAATACGGGTCGGCCAAGAACTTGAGCACTAAATTAAACAAACAGGGAACTGTAATTGTTGTCAGTTTTCAATTAGTTTGGAACCCTAAAGTACTGTAGAACTACCATTGAGACAGATAGAAGATGTTGTAGTGTATATTATGAGTCTCTAACTACAATGTATGATTTATGTTGGTGGTGAAATGGTATGTCTGCTATCAGTTGATTTAGTTCTAGCTGTTCTGAGTTCAATATTAATAAAGTAAAACGTGTATAAACAGAGATGAGTTTCTAATCTAACAAGTTTATTTTTTCAAGCCAAGACATCAACACAGGCCACAGAAGAGACTATGCATGAATGAAAATTCTGAGACTCGTGCACCCTATCATGTGCACTTTGATGGTTTATTACTGTGACACAAGGAATTAGTAGaataaattctttttctttttaaatggaAATTACACAGGAGAGTATAGAAGACAAACGTAAGCGCTGATGTAAAAACAATTcaaattatgatgaaccgtaaGCGCCAATGAAATACTAGTCTCCGGAGTACGTACAAGTAgaacagaaaaggaagaaagcCTGTATACTATAGTATTAAAACAAAGACTCTACTTATAAGTTTTAACTGAAAAAAAACAGAGACGCAAAGCAAAGCAATAACGCAATGGCGGAGTTTGAAGTGAAGAACAAACAAGTGTTGTTCAAAAACTATGTCGAAGGCTTTCCCAAAGAGTCGGACATGGTCGTTACAGATGCTTCCACCATCAGACTCAAAGTTCCGGCAGATGCTCCCAATTCCGTTTTGCTCAAGAACCTCTACTTGTCCTGCGATCCAGTCATGCGCATCCGCATGAGGAAACCTGGAGACGAAACTTCATCTTATTTTACGCCCTATGCCCCTGGCTCCGTATGTAATGATGATTCCTTCAATTCTCTCTTTACTTAATTGCGCTCTTCAATTTTCCTTTAATTGTTTTTGCTTCCATACAAAATTTTGGGGTTTTCAGTTtcaagactctctctctctctttttatttctaCCATATAAAATTATCAACCTGCGATTCCAATTTTCTTCTCTTATACTGAACTTGATTACATCCTAGTTACTTGGAACTTTTTAAAGCATTGACTGGTGGTATATATACAGTTTCAGTTTCCAGTGTTAGAGATTATAATGGCCAAACAATTCTAATGGTTATTAATTAATGCAGCCTTTGAGTGGGCATGGAGTGGGTGAAGTTGTAGATTCTGGGCACCCAGACTTTAAGGAAGGTGAACTTGTCTGGGGAATAACCAAATGGGAACACTACACCTTAATCACGCAACCAGAAAGCCTCCATAAGATCCAACACGCTGACGTTCCTCTTTCCTACTATACCGGTATACTTGGTAAGTCATTTGCTCACAAATTCATATATGCTCGTATCTTTCTTGGTTTACTTTACTCATCTGTTTGTCTCATCAACTATTGGCAACTGTTTTATATAAGATGGCCATTTCAATGAGTGTCCCAATCTAGAATATTAATTAGGACATTTTAGGAGAAATATAATTCTTAGGTGGGAGCTGGCAGCTCATTGGTGACTGTAGAAAATAACATAGCAATATTCTGTATTACCACTTTATATAATGGCGCCTCTTTTAAGTTTCAGGGTAATAACTTGAACTTTTGCAAACTACTGTAAAATATTTCAAGCGCATTGTTATATTGCTTTGGAGCGAGTCTGTGATGCATGTTTTCACTTCTGGACTCCAAGATGTTTGAGACTTTGATAGTTCGCTTGGCCATTGGAAATTGCAATCATATTTGTAGCAGAACTTTATAAAAGAGATGCTGATATCAGCTTGGGTTGAGTCTCCTCAATTACTTAACTTGAGCTGGGACTTAtgagttataacttataagcaaGGTCTTGTCTTCATCTTTATAGTGGTTGGAGAACAGGCACTAGTAGAGCCAATTCTACTGGTATTAAAAGCTGTATGTTACTATGTTTCTGTAGTCTTTGCCATGTATCTTCTGCTTTTACTCTCAGTTCTCCCTGTAAATTTGTGTGCATTTATTCATTGTCCTTTTATAGGTATGCCTGGGATGACCGCCTATGCAGGCTTCAATGAAGTTTGTTCTCCTAAGAAGGGAGAATATGTCTTCATTTCAGCGGCATCAGGTGCCGTTGGTCAGCTGGTTGGACAATTAGCAAAATTGTTGGGTTGTTATGTCGTTGGAAGTGCTGGAAGTAAAGAAAAGGTATAAAGTTAACATCAATTGGCCAATTTACATGCCTGTCAGATGCCGTTTAGAGTGTAATATATTGGTCACACAAGACTGATACTCTTGTTCTTCTGAACTGCTTTCATACTAGGTTGACCTTTTGAAGAATAAGTTAAATTTTGATGAAGCTTTCAACTATAAGGAAGAGCATGACTTAACCGCAGCTCTGAAAAGGTCAGTCCATAATTTACCAAGGAACCTTAATATTGCTCTGGAACTCAAATAACATATGTTGAGATTCATTGATCTCCTTGTCTATTTCCCGTAAATACTCAAACTTGGCTTCATCTATATATCTTCACAAATTGCTGCAAAAGTAAGTCGGATATGGCCTATACAACTTAAAGTTGCATATGAACCAGGCCATACAGTGAGATAGCACTGTGTTTAGCTATGTTTTCATCAGAATAGGAAAGAAAAACATTGAGAACTCAGATAAGAAAAAGGAAATCACGATCTAAGAATCTGTTCCAACATTATTTCCTTCAATCACAAAGAGTTTGGGAGTTTCATTAGTCTTGTAGGCAATGAGTCTTCTAATGGTTAATGTGGATTTATGACTTCTTGTTGGACATTTGGAATatgaaaaactttccatttgaAAAGATGCATCGTTTTTGTTGACCAGTCCTTTAAATTAAAGAGTTGCAAGGGTTGACCCTTTATCAATGGTCTCGTTGAACTGGTTTGAGCAGTCGATGTCTCAATGAAACTAGCACTTAATTAGCTGTATGATGATCAGGTATTTTCCAGAAGGCATTGACATATACTTTGAGAATGTTGGTGGAAAATTTCTGGATGCAGTCCTGCTCAACATGAGAGTTCACGGCCGGATTGCAGTGTGTGGAATGATTTCACAGTACAATCTTGAAAAGCCTGAAGGTGTGACAAATTTGATGTGCCTTGTATACAAGCGGATTCATTTGCAAGGATTTACAGTCCGCGATTACTATCACCTCTATCCCAAGTACCTGGACTATATTCTGCCTTGCATAAGAGAGGGAAAGGTGATATACTTGGAAGACATTGCTGAAGGCCTTGAGAACGGACCATCAGCGTTGGTAGGACTCTTTAGTGGTCGCAATGTTGGCAAACAACTAGTTTCAATTTCCCACCAGTAGGTAACGTACTGAGTTTGGAGGCCTTTCCCTGTACTTGTTGTATATCTTGCTTGTTCCAAGTATGTTTAACATGAAATAAAATTTGTGAGGTTATGCTTGAATTAGTGAAATTTCCATCCCCATGTTAAATGTTAGGCAAGGAAGGCCTTTTTTTAATTGTCTCCACCCATGACAGTGCAATGGGGCCATCTATGGCCCAAACTGAGCTTGGGCCTTTGGGCTTATCATATGACGAAATTTTGTGGGCTGAAATATTACTGGGGAAACCCATTTTAATGGGCTTGAGCCTCGAGGGGCTACGCTGAAAGAGACCTTAAGGGCTACCTTTGGGCTTCCCATATAGCTGGCCCTCATGAAGCGTTCCTTGgaaatttgtttgaaatctttctacttttcttttttaattcagCTTTCTTTGGCATTTTAATATGGGTGTTCCTAAATGTATCCAGCAAATATCTTAACATACCCAGCCCtagaatattatattaaattttctaaatttaCCCTTAAGTAAAATACACCAAGCTAAAAACCCAGCAAAAAAAAACGCAAGATGCTGTGAAGGGCTCCAAATTTGTGTCTCTTTGTACAACAATAAAGAAAAGTTTTCAACGAaagcaacaaaaacaaagctCGGATTCTCCTCCATGTTGTTTCTGTAAGAATCACAGCAAGCTGCCAAAGATGCAACAAAGTTTACATCAGTCCATTCATATTGATTGCTGAAACTATTGTGTGAAGTTCTCATAAAATCAAGGTACAATAATGCAAATGCAAGATAGCCTAACAGCttcccaaatccaaaatcacTTGTATCCATGAGTCTTCTCCCTGGCAAGTTCGGCTTCCAGAGGAGTATTGAACTCAATGAAGCAGTACGTAGCCCATTGTCTTCTACGTCTCTTGGATttggttgctgggtttgtaaatCAAAGCAAGGGTAAAGTTGGAAGTTATAGGACAATATTTTAAGTGCTGGGTGTATTTAGATATttactgggtacatttagaaagacccacccttttaatatttattttgacTAGCCGGTTTGGTTTTCTTGGTAATTTGTATGAAagttttctttcttaatttagctttctttggcattttaatatatattttgactGGCTAGTTTGGTT is a window from the Rosa chinensis cultivar Old Blush chromosome 2, RchiOBHm-V2, whole genome shotgun sequence genome containing:
- the LOC112190633 gene encoding 2-alkenal reductase (NADP(+)-dependent), giving the protein MAEFEVKNKQVLFKNYVEGFPKESDMVVTDASTIRLKVPADAPNSVLLKNLYLSCDPVMRIRMRKPGDETSSYFTPYAPGSPLSGHGVGEVVDSGHPDFKEGELVWGITKWEHYTLITQPESLHKIQHADVPLSYYTGILGMPGMTAYAGFNEVCSPKKGEYVFISAASGAVGQLVGQLAKLLGCYVVGSAGSKEKVDLLKNKLNFDEAFNYKEEHDLTAALKRYFPEGIDIYFENVGGKFLDAVLLNMRVHGRIAVCGMISQYNLEKPEGVTNLMCLVYKRIHLQGFTVRDYYHLYPKYLDYILPCIREGKVIYLEDIAEGLENGPSALVGLFSGRNVGKQLVSISHQ